One genomic region from Microcystis panniformis FACHB-1757 encodes:
- a CDS encoding ISAs1 family transposase, with the protein MEKLKQVKDFRKGKGKRHPLWIVLVVIILGTMLGYSGYRELGEFAKNNRHRLSKEFNIIPERVPSYSTIRRVMMGVDWQSLLKMFNEWALQEYGQRDDINWLGIDGKSLKNTLKNPNNEQQNFIMFISLFSQESGLVLHLKRIENKKGSEIDEGQAIIEDCSLQNKVFTGDALHCQKKTISLIAKTKNDYVITVKGNQKNLYQRIQDLSNSSKPESFFLEQDNSHGRKISRKIEVFKVRKNERKGFENLRRVIKVERRGSRGDKTYEETAYYISSLTESAEVFAKIIRGHWKIENQLHWVKDVIFEEDKSEISDFQAASNWSILTTIGLNLFRGLGFLSITEGQRWLAERWEKLIVLST; encoded by the coding sequence ATAGAAAAACTAAAACAAGTCAAGGACTTTCGGAAAGGTAAAGGAAAAAGACACCCTTTATGGATAGTATTAGTAGTAATAATACTAGGAACAATGCTAGGATACTCAGGTTATAGAGAACTAGGAGAGTTTGCTAAAAATAATCGGCACAGGCTGAGTAAAGAATTTAACATAATTCCAGAAAGAGTCCCATCCTATTCAACAATTAGAAGGGTAATGATGGGAGTTGACTGGCAGAGTTTGTTAAAAATGTTTAATGAATGGGCATTACAAGAATATGGACAAAGAGATGATATAAATTGGCTAGGCATAGATGGAAAAAGTCTCAAAAACACCCTAAAGAATCCTAACAATGAACAACAAAATTTTATCATGTTTATCTCATTGTTTAGTCAAGAAAGTGGCTTGGTATTACACTTAAAAAGAATCGAAAACAAAAAAGGGTCTGAAATCGACGAAGGGCAAGCTATAATTGAGGATTGCTCTCTCCAAAATAAAGTTTTTACTGGGGATGCTTTACACTGTCAGAAGAAAACAATCAGCTTAATAGCCAAGACTAAAAATGACTATGTTATCACCGTTAAAGGAAATCAGAAAAATCTTTATCAGCGAATACAAGACCTGAGTAATTCCTCAAAGCCAGAAAGTTTTTTTCTTGAACAAGATAATAGTCATGGACGAAAAATATCAAGAAAAATAGAAGTTTTTAAAGTGAGGAAAAATGAAAGAAAAGGGTTTGAAAATCTGCGAAGAGTTATTAAAGTAGAAAGAAGGGGTAGTCGCGGGGATAAAACCTATGAAGAAACAGCTTACTATATCAGTAGCCTAACCGAATCCGCCGAAGTATTTGCTAAAATTATTCGAGGACACTGGAAAATAGAAAATCAGTTACATTGGGTAAAAGATGTAATTTTTGAGGAAGATAAAAGCGAAATTAGTGATTTTCAAGCGGCCAGCAATTGGTCAATTCTCACAACCATAGGATTGAATCTTTTCAGAGGTTTGGGTTTTCTCTCAATCACAGAGGGACAGAGGTGGTTAGCTGAACGTTGGGAAAAACTGATAGTTTTATCGACGTAA
- a CDS encoding transposase, whose protein sequence is MKTENRIFSQVYSYLEQGSRFVDKRHLTVLSWMVTALLSSQSLNQARWEPFVQSRAEQANSYQRRWNRFCQNGRVAVEKIYIPLILKAIETWKEKGERLYLAIDTTLLWNQYCFVYLAVVCGGRAVPLMWMGLEHGSASLAFEKYEPLLDRAKGYLQGFENVMLLADRGFANQQLIQWLRKNTWHWCLRLPCDTLIYGVRRRGFGYEVRELYPPKRQACFDRNVQVWQEARITAHLALASVPGVKDNWAILSDEPPTLDTFWQYGLRFPIEHLFQGQ, encoded by the coding sequence ATGAAAACCGAGAACAGAATCTTCTCCCAAGTTTATTCCTATCTAGAACAAGGAAGCCGATTTGTGGATAAAAGACATTTAACCGTCCTCAGTTGGATGGTGACAGCCCTACTCAGTAGTCAAAGTCTCAATCAAGCCAGATGGGAACCCTTTGTACAAAGCAGAGCCGAACAAGCCAATAGTTATCAGAGACGGTGGAATCGCTTTTGCCAGAATGGAAGAGTAGCGGTGGAAAAGATATACATCCCCTTAATATTGAAAGCCATCGAGACTTGGAAGGAGAAGGGGGAAAGACTGTATCTAGCAATAGATACCACTCTGTTGTGGAATCAATACTGCTTTGTCTATCTAGCGGTGGTCTGCGGGGGGAGAGCCGTCCCCTTGATGTGGATGGGATTAGAACATGGTAGTGCCAGCCTAGCTTTTGAGAAATACGAACCCTTGTTGGACAGAGCCAAAGGCTATCTTCAGGGCTTTGAGAATGTCATGCTGTTAGCCGACCGAGGCTTTGCCAATCAGCAATTAATTCAATGGCTCAGGAAAAATACTTGGCATTGGTGTCTTCGCTTACCTTGCGATACCCTCATTTACGGTGTTCGCCGTCGGGGTTTTGGCTATGAGGTCAGAGAACTCTATCCTCCCAAACGGCAAGCCTGCTTTGATCGCAACGTTCAAGTCTGGCAGGAGGCTAGAATCACTGCTCATCTTGCTTTAGCCTCTGTTCCAGGGGTTAAGGATAATTGGGCAATTCTGAGCGATGAACCTCCTACCCTTGACACCTTCTGGCAGTATGGTCTTCGTTTTCCCATTGAACATCTCTTTCAAGGGCAGTAA
- a CDS encoding UPF0175 family protein produces MTLVISQEVIKASGLSEDELLKEIVVMLFQQDKISLGKASELLGINQIKFQRLLSERGICIHYDVAEFQEDIKHLKEKGWL; encoded by the coding sequence ATGACTCTAGTTATTTCCCAAGAAGTGATTAAAGCAAGTGGTTTATCAGAGGATGAACTGTTGAAGGAAATTGTTGTTATGTTATTCCAACAAGATAAGATTAGCTTAGGAAAAGCAAGTGAGTTATTAGGTATTAATCAAATCAAGTTTCAACGGCTGCTTTCTGAACGAGGAATTTGTATTCACTATGATGTTGCTGAGTTTCAGGAAGATATTAAGCATTTAAAAGAGAAAGGTTGGCTATGA
- a CDS encoding DUF4351 domain-containing protein, with amino-acid sequence MTNNIDHDRLFKELISTFFVEFIELFFPQVMAYLDRDSITFLDKEVFTDVTEGERHESDLVAQVKFRGKESFFLIHLEAQESSRQWFNRRMFTYFARFHEKFVLPIYPIVIFSYSKPKREAISQYIVDFPDFKVLEFNYQVVQLNRLNWRDFLNQPNPVASALMAKMNIAEKERAKVKAECLRLLITLKLNPAKMQLISGFIDTYLNLNPVEERQFQEEISTFSQPVQEGVMQITTSWMRQGIEQGIEQGIERGIEQGIEREKTLILRQLKRKLGEINPSLETKIMELSIDDVEVLGEALFDFSTVEDLINWLNTLTA; translated from the coding sequence ATGACTAATAATATTGACCATGATCGCTTATTTAAGGAGTTAATCTCCACCTTTTTTGTCGAATTTATCGAGTTATTTTTTCCTCAAGTAATGGCTTATTTAGATAGGGACTCGATTACTTTTTTAGACAAAGAAGTATTTACCGATGTCACGGAAGGAGAAAGGCATGAAAGCGATTTAGTCGCACAGGTTAAGTTTCGAGGAAAAGAATCTTTTTTCCTGATTCATCTGGAGGCGCAGGAAAGTTCCCGCCAGTGGTTTAACCGGCGAATGTTTACTTATTTTGCTCGCTTTCATGAGAAATTTGTCTTACCGATTTATCCCATTGTAATTTTTTCTTATTCAAAGCCAAAAAGAGAAGCGATTAGTCAATATATAGTCGATTTTCCCGATTTTAAGGTATTAGAATTTAACTATCAAGTCGTGCAGTTAAATCGATTAAATTGGCGAGATTTTCTCAATCAACCGAATCCGGTTGCTTCAGCTTTGATGGCGAAGATGAACATTGCCGAGAAAGAGCGAGCCAAGGTAAAGGCTGAATGTCTGCGCTTGTTAATTACTTTAAAGTTAAATCCTGCAAAAATGCAATTAATTTCTGGATTTATTGATACTTATCTTAATCTTAATCCAGTCGAAGAGAGACAATTTCAAGAAGAGATTAGCACATTTAGTCAACCCGTACAGGAGGGAGTTATGCAAATTACCACCAGTTGGATGCGTCAAGGTATTGAACAAGGTATCGAACAAGGTATTGAACGCGGTATCGAACAAGGTATTGAACGGGAAAAGACATTGATTCTTCGTCAACTTAAACGCAAGTTAGGGGAGATTAATCCTTCATTAGAAACTAAAATCATGGAGTTAAGTATTGATGATGTTGAAGTATTAGGAGAAGCTTTATTCGATTTCTCTACAGTTGAAGATTTAATCAATTGGTTGAATACTTTAACTGCCTAG